In Chryseobacterium oranimense, a single window of DNA contains:
- a CDS encoding response regulator transcription factor: MIKTLMENPFYMLLNDCNNGHELVNRIYRRQEDVFIIELFMPVLSGMEAIKYIRKNNTETPIVTYSSTYQEDMAEILSKIPNIYYCQKKSTIIKDIIKGSIASDGFDYEKYSREWEQQPLAVQNYMERQKKGQEELNPTEIQLMKFCYEGYSNKEIAEKLNLSTRTIDTYINRLTEKLGLKTKLHLIRFCVENGYYNSSM; encoded by the coding sequence ATGATCAAAACTCTTATGGAAAATCCCTTCTATATGCTTCTGAATGACTGTAATAACGGCCATGAGCTCGTGAACAGGATTTACAGGAGGCAGGAAGATGTGTTTATTATAGAACTGTTCATGCCGGTATTAAGTGGTATGGAAGCCATTAAGTACATCAGGAAAAACAATACGGAAACTCCTATTGTAACCTATTCCAGCACATACCAGGAGGATATGGCTGAGATTCTTTCAAAAATTCCCAATATTTATTACTGCCAGAAAAAAAGTACAATTATAAAAGATATCATCAAAGGAAGTATTGCCTCAGATGGCTTCGATTATGAAAAATACTCCAGGGAATGGGAGCAGCAGCCACTCGCAGTACAGAACTATATGGAAAGGCAGAAAAAAGGCCAGGAAGAGCTAAACCCTACCGAAATACAGCTTATGAAATTCTGTTACGAAGGCTACAGCAATAAGGAAATTGCAGAAAAGCTGAACCTGAGCACCCGTACGATAGACACTTATATCAACAGGCTTACGGAAAAGCTGGGACTGAAAACAAAGCTGCACCTTATCCGTTTCTGTGTGGAAAATGGCTACTACAATTCCAGCATGTAG
- a CDS encoding HU family DNA-binding protein, which translates to MTKAELVNTISNKLGTEKNETQKVVEAFMQEIRTSMYNGDNVYLRGFGSFIIKTRAAKTGRNISKNTAIEIPAHNIPAFKPSKSFVEKVKTKVAVK; encoded by the coding sequence ATGACAAAGGCAGAATTGGTAAACACCATCTCAAATAAGTTGGGAACAGAAAAGAATGAAACACAGAAAGTTGTAGAAGCTTTTATGCAGGAGATCAGGACTTCTATGTATAATGGGGATAACGTTTATCTAAGAGGTTTTGGATCTTTTATCATTAAAACAAGAGCTGCTAAAACAGGAAGAAATATTTCTAAGAACACTGCAATTGAGATTCCTGCTCATAACATTCCTGCTTTCAAACCTTCAAAATCTTTTGTAGAGAAAGTAAAAACAAAAGTCGCAGTAAAATAA